TGTAAAGGTTCCAAACGTATCGGTGTTGAAGTGACTTGGAACGATCGTACGAATCCCTAAGGCTTGTTCTAACAGGGGAGCCATGACGGACTCTTTGTGGTGCATTGTGGCAATGACTCCGACTCGCCCGTGAAACAAAGAAGACATAGGGAAAAGAAGAAAGAAGAAGGAAAAAAGAAGAAAGAAGAAGGAAAAAAGAAGAAAGAGGAAGGATAAGGGATGGAAGGAAATTGTTCAATGCCTGTAGGGGCACAGCATTCGGTTAAATCATAGGGTGATAATTGACCAATCCCTATATTACCGAATGCTACGCCCTAATTCAGATGATTGAATTGAGGATCAATTGCCGCGACAGATCCCCGGCTTCTAGTAACGTGATCAGACAAGCCCGATCAGCTCCTAAGGATCGCGAATTTATTAAGGTGTAATTCCTGGCGTAGGGGGGTGGCATTCGGTCAAACGCCTTTGCCATCGTTTCAGAACCCTCTGCCGAATGCCGCGCCCGTACAGGAGGTTACCGTTTTTCAGGTTATTTAATTCACGATCCTGAGTACAACTCGTCGTAAATAGGGGTGGGAATTCGGGGTGCAGGGGTTCCACCCCTGACAGGGGGCGAAGCCCCCATACCCCCCTGGTTTTATTTCCAAACCCTATCTGTGAATCACAGTACTAAGAAACCGGGGATTTGAAACGGGTTTGGTTGCTAACCTACGCCGCATCCTCATCGTGGGCAAAGCGGTTGTAGAGGAAGTCGAGGGCGTGGTTCCGCAAATCATAGTAGTACGGGTCTTCCATAATTTGGGCACGATCGCGAGGACGTGGGAAGGAAATATCGAGAATTTCACCAATCCCAGCCGCAGGGCCATTGGTCATCATCACCAGGCGATCGGCAAGGAACAACGCCTCATCAATGTCGTGGGTGATCATTAACACGGTGCAACGGTGCTCTTGCCAGATCTTCAAGAGTTCCTCTTGCAGTTCTTCCTTGGTGATGGCATCCAATGCGCCAAAGGGTTCGTCCAGGATCAGCACTTCAGGTTGAATCGCTAATGCCCGTGCGATCGCCACCCGTTGTTTCATACCCCCTGATAGTTGTGGGGGTTTCTTATCCATTGCATCGGCTAAACCCACCATTGCCAGGTTGTCTCGTGCGATCGCCCGCTTTTCGGCTTCGAGTTTGCGAGGATGCACTGAGTCAACTGCGATATAGACATTCTCGAAGGCAGTCAACCAGGGCAACAGGGCGTAGTTCTGAAATACCACCATGCGATCGGGGCCGGGTTGAGTCACTTTCTTACCCCGTAACAACACCTCACCCTGATCGGGTGTGGCAAAGCCGGAGATGGTGTTGAGCAGGGTAGACTTACCGCATCCAGAGTGACCAATGACGCAGATAAATTCACCTTCCCGCACAGTCAGGTTGATGTCTTTAATAACAACGTTCGGACCCGATGCCGTTGGATAGATCTTGGTGACGTTGTTTAAGGTGAGAAACGCATTACCAGCTTTCGGTTGGTCTGGAACAGATTGCGGAATGGTAGCCGTAGACATTTGGGTAATAGGATTAGACGACAACATAGGCTTGAATTGATGAATGAACGACAGTGCATGAGCAACGCCAGAGATTCAGGCAGATGAGCAATACCTGAATCTCCTCAGGCGGATGTCGAGAATTTAAGCCGCAATTCGGCGAGAGCCAATCGCCACTTCTGCCACGCTGAAATCACGCTTGATAGCGAGGCTATTGAGATAGGCGATCGGTTCATCAGCATCAAAGGGAATGCCATCAAAAAGTTGGATGGGTCCACGATGATATTTCACATCCAGAATGCCAATCTCCCGTGCGGCGGTGCTAAACACATCAACGCGACAAACCCGCTCTAACACTTCCAGCCAGTTGCGGGGGAAGGGAATGTCACCCCAACGCGCCATCTGGGTCATCATCCACAAGTGTTCTGAACGGCTAGGGCGGTTGACACCCTGCCCATAGAACAGGTGGTGAGCATATTCCCGCATGGGGCTTTCCAAATTGCAAGTCATCTGGTTGGGGTTGCCCAAATGGATGTAATCGACGCTGGTGCCGATGTATTCCCGTCGCGCCAGGATTTCACGAATTTCCTGCGCGTTGGCTTCATCGGCGCAATAGCGGCACGCTTCTAATAGAGCTTTGACCAGCGCAATATGAGTGTTGGGATATTGGTTTGCCCACTCTTCCCGAACGCCCAATACCTTACCGGGATGTCCGTCCCAAATTTCCAGGTCGGTTGCCACAGTAAAGCCAATGCCCTCCATGGCAGCACGCAGGTTCCAGGGTTCGCCAACGCAGTAGCCATCGATGCTACCCGCTTTGAGATCGACAATCATCTGCGCTGGAGGCAGGTTCTTGAGACTGACATCCTTATCAGGGTCAATGCCGCCCGCCGCTAACCAATAGCGCAACAATAGATTGTGCATCGAGGAGGGGTGGACGATGCCGAAGGTGTGCTGCTGATCTACGGACTCCAGCAACATGCGCTTGACATCTTTGGCGGAATAAATGCCCTGATCGTAGAACTTGCGATCGAGGGTAATGGCGTTGCCGTTGCGGGTCATGGTCAGAGCACTGACCACGGGCACTGGGGTCTCTTGGTGTCCTCCAGTAGAGAGCCAAACAGGCATTCCCGCAGGCATTTGAGCCGCATCCAGATACTTGCCCGTAATACCATCGACAATTCCGCGCCAGCTCGTTTCCCGCACGAGATGCACATCGTCTAACCCGTGCTTCGTGAAGAAGCCTTTCTCTTTGGCAATCACCACTGGAGCACATGCCGTTAGGGGCACAAAGCCAATTTCGAGGTTGACTTTTTCTAAGCCATGGTGGGCGATCGCCACTTGTTTGCGGGCTTGCAGTTTCTTGATGCGCTTTTGTTGGTTCAAGAAGTAGATCAACTCTGACCGCAAGCTGTAATAGCTGGGGTGGCTAACTACCTCCATGCGCTTGCGCGGACGGGGAATATCAACCTCTAAAATGCCGCCAATCTTGGAGGCGGGTCCATTGGTCAACATCACAATGCGATCGGAGAGCAATACCGCTTCATCCACATCGTGAGTCACCATGACAGCCGTTACATTATTTTGTTCGCAAATCCGCATGAGTTGCTCTTGCAGATTACCGCGAGTTAAGGCATCTAACGCACCAAAGGGTTCATCCAACAACAACAATTTGGGACGAGTAGCCAGGGCACGAGCGATCGCCACCCGTTGTTTCATACCACCGGAGAGGTGAGCCGGTTGGCGATCCGCCGCGTGACGCAAGCCGACCAGATCAATATGCTCCTCAACGATTTGGCGACGTTCCCCTTTTGGCAAATCTCTGCAAACTTCATCTACAGCCAGGGAGATGTTTTCGCGTACGGTCATCCAGGGCAGCAAGGAGTAGTTTTGAAACACCACCATGCGATCGGGACCAGGGCTATCAATGCGTTTGCCTTCTAGGGTCACCAAACCGTCCGTTGGCAGATCGAGTCCGGCAATCATGTTGAGCAGCGTCGATTTGCCACAACCTGAGTGACCGATTAAGGAGATAAATTCGCCTTTTTTGATTTCTAGATCAATGCCTTTGAGAGCGATATACTGACCGCCCCCAGTCAGGGGGAAGACCTTTTCAATTTGATCAACAGCAACAAAGGTAGACATAGGTAAGGAAAAAGAAGAGAGAAGAATGAAGAGAGAAAAAGAAGAGTGAAGGTCAATAGTCAATCGTCATTGGTGAATTGTTAATCAGTTACTAATGACCATTGACCATTGACCATTGACCATTGACCACTGACTCATGACCATTGACCATTGACCACTGACTCATGACCATTGACCACTGACTCATGACCATTGACCACTGACTCATGACCATTGACCACTGACTCATGACCATCAACCACTAACCACTGACCACATGACTAACCTTGAGGCAGGATGAGCTTTTGAATGAAGACCACCAACTTGTCTAGCAACAGACCTACTGCACCGATGTAAACCACAGCGAGAATAATTTCGCTAACGTAGTTTTGCTGGTAAGCATCCCAGATAAAGAAGCCGATGCCGACGATACCAGACATCACGATTTCAGCCGCAATAATCGCCAACCATGCCAAACCGATCGCAATTCTCAAACCAGTGAAAATGTAAGGCAGTGCGGAGGGCATGAGAACTTTGGAGAAGTACTTCCAGCGAGAAATCCGCAATACACGAGCAACGTTGATGTAGTCTTGGGGAACCTGACGCACACCCTCAGCAGTGTTGATCAAAATAGGCCACAGAGCCGTAATGAAAATCACGAAGATAGCGGCGGGCTGGTTTTGTTGCAGGGCAACCAGGGCGATCGGTACCCACGCCAATG
Above is a window of Oscillatoria sp. FACHB-1407 DNA encoding:
- a CDS encoding nitrate ABC transporter ATP-binding protein (This model describes the ATP binding subunits of ATP-binding cassette (ABC) transporters for nitrate transport, or for bicarbonate transport, in bacteria and archaea.), with the translated sequence MSTATIPQSVPDQPKAGNAFLTLNNVTKIYPTASGPNVVIKDINLTVREGEFICVIGHSGCGKSTLLNTISGFATPDQGEVLLRGKKVTQPGPDRMVVFQNYALLPWLTAFENVYIAVDSVHPRKLEAEKRAIARDNLAMVGLADAMDKKPPQLSGGMKQRVAIARALAIQPEVLILDEPFGALDAITKEELQEELLKIWQEHRCTVLMITHDIDEALFLADRLVMMTNGPAAGIGEILDISFPRPRDRAQIMEDPYYYDLRNHALDFLYNRFAHDEDAA
- a CDS encoding ABC transporter ATP-binding/substrate-binding protein (This model describes the ATP binding subunits of ATP-binding cassette (ABC) transporters for nitrate transport, or for bicarbonate transport, in bacteria and archaea.), which gives rise to MSTFVAVDQIEKVFPLTGGGQYIALKGIDLEIKKGEFISLIGHSGCGKSTLLNMIAGLDLPTDGLVTLEGKRIDSPGPDRMVVFQNYSLLPWMTVRENISLAVDEVCRDLPKGERRQIVEEHIDLVGLRHAADRQPAHLSGGMKQRVAIARALATRPKLLLLDEPFGALDALTRGNLQEQLMRICEQNNVTAVMVTHDVDEAVLLSDRIVMLTNGPASKIGGILEVDIPRPRKRMEVVSHPSYYSLRSELIYFLNQQKRIKKLQARKQVAIAHHGLEKVNLEIGFVPLTACAPVVIAKEKGFFTKHGLDDVHLVRETSWRGIVDGITGKYLDAAQMPAGMPVWLSTGGHQETPVPVVSALTMTRNGNAITLDRKFYDQGIYSAKDVKRMLLESVDQQHTFGIVHPSSMHNLLLRYWLAAGGIDPDKDVSLKNLPPAQMIVDLKAGSIDGYCVGEPWNLRAAMEGIGFTVATDLEIWDGHPGKVLGVREEWANQYPNTHIALVKALLEACRYCADEANAQEIREILARREYIGTSVDYIHLGNPNQMTCNLESPMREYAHHLFYGQGVNRPSRSEHLWMMTQMARWGDIPFPRNWLEVLERVCRVDVFSTAAREIGILDVKYHRGPIQLFDGIPFDADEPIAYLNSLAIKRDFSVAEVAIGSRRIAA
- the ntrB gene encoding nitrate ABC transporter permease, which translates into the protein MVATSKARTGNNELMTNFQTFWKKNSENIVLPAIGILVFLAVWQLLSSTGITKLPGPLSLWTDERTRTLLLYPFYDFGGLDKGLFWQTLASLGRVAQGYSAAAIVGISLGVLVGTNRIINKALDPIFQFLRMVAPLAWVPIALVALQQNQPAAIFVIFITALWPILINTAEGVRQVPQDYINVARVLRISRWKYFSKVLMPSALPYIFTGLRIAIGLAWLAIIAAEIVMSGIVGIGFFIWDAYQQNYVSEIILAVVYIGAVGLLLDKLVVFIQKLILPQG